CGTTAGAAAACATCGTTACGGCATTGAGGCTTTCGATTGATGCAAAAACAGCGCCGTTCGTGCACTTAAACAACGGCTCAGAAGCAGGACCTCCGTGCAGAAGATAATCTGCAGTGCTGTCTTCGTCGCCGTTACATCCGTAAGTGGCCAAAGCAATAATTGCCTGGCTTGGCTGTCTGTTCGGGTCAGTCGCAGCATAAGCATCGAGGTCCGCCTGAGTAAGACGACGGGCAGCTCTTTGGTCAAGCATCACCTCTAAGTTATATCCATAATCCATAAAGTTTATATTCAGATTGTTTGCATTAACCTGCTGATTAGTCAGGGCTATGTATGATTCCGTATAATCATATTTGATAAGCGCACTGCGAGCATCTGGGGGCTGATTAACTGCAGGGTCATAAACGATATAATTGGCCTGGCCGTCGAGATTATAAATCCGGTTCCTGTCGAGTGCTTTTGCCGGGGCATCGTCAAGCACAACAACCGCTCCGGCCGGATTAACACCGATATTCGGATTCGAGGCTCTTTTTGCTCTTTCAAGCATCGCCCGAACGGAGAAAATGGCGCTTTGCCCCTGGTTCTTGGGACCATCCAGCCTGCACGTAAGATAAATGTCTCCGGCGTTAAATGAGCGATTTATTGCTCCGTAAATAGCAGGGTCTGGCCAGGACCATTCGTTCTCACCCTCGATTTTCGGTGGCATGCCTGTAGCCTGATAGGCGTTCGTCCAGAGGAACGTATTACTGTCCGGCGGCAGCCGCTCGAAAAGACTGATGCTGCTTTGGCTGTATCCCTGATAAGGATTGACCATTCTGTTTTCCGGGCCGAAAGGATTGCTGCCGTAGTCGCTGTACCACAGGCAGGTCAACTCTGATTCAACAGACGCTATATCCACATTTGCCAAATTATTTTTTACCGTACCAGGATTGGAGCCGGCGGGATATATGGCGTTGCCATAAGCCGGGTCTGAATCTTTGATTCGATAAGGCATACCGGCGGTTGTGATAATTACTTTGATTGTGGTGATACGCTCGGGATAGTTTAAATCGGCCAAGTAATTGCGGACAGGTTCGGCAATCGAATCGTTGTATTGCTGCCGTGTGATTATCTCGTTTTCAGGGTTGCTTTGTGGACCGCTGCAATCGGCTAAACCAGACAGATACAGAACTTGAGACTCATTGATTCCCGGATAATATTTGCGGTAGAGTTTAGCAACATAACGACTTGTTGGGCTGTTTTCATTGACCAGAACTAATACGTCCGAAGGATGCAACTGCCCAATTGCAGACGTAGAAAACAGGGCAAGACAACAGAAAAGTATTGCCCCTCCCCCCGGAAAACTTCTCCCACTCTTAAGCTTGCTCCTATGGGGCATTTTTTATATGCACCCTACTTTCTCACGCACTCGTATTTACGTTCGTGTGATGAGCCGTTCATTCGACCGAGTGCAAATATAAGTAATCCTTTATGGACAAAATACGGAAAAATTATTTTCCGGAATCAATCCTTCGACTTCTAAATGCCAAACCTGTAATAACTGCCATAATCAGCAAACTCCCAGGCTCCGGTGCTACTATCGTAAAGACATTATTCCCAGGCAAGAACTGGATGTTGTCGGGATACATGTATGACGGCATACCCTCGTCATCGCGTAGAACCCCAAAAAATCCTGTTGTGTGAGTATAATCTGTGAGTTCATAAGTAACCTGCTCTCCTACATTACCGATTGCTTCAATTGTTACTTGAGCAAGCAGGCTAAAACCACCGATGCCGGTGTTGGAATCCGTCGGCCCCGGCGTAAAAACTCCCAATGCATATATATTGCCGTTTTTGTCAGCATTCAACGACGACCAACCAGAACCTGCGGCTATTGGAGTAGGGGCTATTAAAACAGGGTCAGCATTAACCTGAACCACACCGTCGGTATCGACAACCATATCGAGCTGCCAGACGTTCAGGCCATTACCTGCTTCTACT
The genomic region above belongs to Phycisphaerae bacterium and contains:
- a CDS encoding dockerin type I domain-containing protein: MHPSDVLVLVNENSPTSRYVAKLYRKYYPGINESQVLYLSGLADCSGPQSNPENEIITRQQYNDSIAEPVRNYLADLNYPERITTIKVIITTAGMPYRIKDSDPAYGNAIYPAGSNPGTVKNNLANVDIASVESELTCLWYSDYGSNPFGPENRMVNPYQGYSQSSISLFERLPPDSNTFLWTNAYQATGMPPKIEGENEWSWPDPAIYGAINRSFNAGDIYLTCRLDGPKNQGQSAIFSVRAMLERAKRASNPNIGVNPAGAVVVLDDAPAKALDRNRIYNLDGQANYIVYDPAVNQPPDARSALIKYDYTESYIALTNQQVNANNLNINFMDYGYNLEVMLDQRAARRLTQADLDAYAATDPNRQPSQAIIALATYGCNGDEDSTADYLLHGGPASEPLFKCTNGAVFASIESLNAVTMFSNVATSPVAQGKIVDFISIGGTGAIGHAFEPVSEAVIDNLYLQYNLLADEDGDGFADLAFAEAAFTAIPFLSWAEVVIGDPLMQIAYGPGQKKAWSPLSGDANNDGRVNFFDTWLIQGKMGGTLNTTNEAYFAMYDDLCDINKDGRINMFDMWLAQGNMGALADW